A single genomic interval of Lacrimispora sphenoides JCM 1415 harbors:
- a CDS encoding helix-turn-helix transcriptional regulator, with product MKDYNVHLTLIDRIILESYKIMMEGLADYLGGGYEMVLHSLEDTEHSVIKIINGHHTGRTEGMPITDLALQMLEEIEKDGDKSYISYFTKNKKGEPLKSSTIVVRGEEKRIIGLLCINFYLNTGFSEILTSYIPAISTHSLVKTETFAKNVDELIFSKVQEVRKTVLADEGILPSLKNKEIINSLHQQGVFTMKDAVVKVADYLGISKNTVYMHIRNVGVTTEKKNE from the coding sequence ATGAAGGATTATAATGTACACTTGACACTGATTGACCGAATTATACTGGAATCCTATAAGATCATGATGGAAGGGCTTGCTGATTATCTGGGGGGAGGCTATGAGATGGTGCTTCATAGTCTGGAGGATACGGAGCATTCCGTCATTAAGATCATCAATGGACACCACACAGGACGTACGGAAGGAATGCCGATTACAGACCTGGCCCTTCAGATGCTGGAAGAAATTGAAAAGGATGGCGACAAAAGCTACATCTCCTATTTTACCAAGAACAAAAAAGGAGAACCATTAAAATCCTCTACCATTGTGGTACGGGGGGAGGAAAAACGAATCATCGGCCTTTTATGTATCAATTTTTATTTGAATACAGGTTTTTCTGAGATCCTGACCAGCTATATCCCCGCAATATCTACTCATTCCCTGGTTAAAACTGAAACCTTTGCTAAAAATGTGGATGAATTGATTTTCAGCAAAGTCCAGGAGGTCCGGAAAACGGTATTGGCAGATGAAGGGATACTTCCGTCTCTTAAAAATAAGGAAATCATTAATTCCCTGCATCAACAGGGGGTTTTTACCATGAAAGATGCGGTTGTAAAGGTAGCCGACTATCTGGGAATATCTAAAAACACCGTGTATATGCACATTCGGAATGTAGGAGTAACTACAGAAAAAAAGAACGAATAA
- a CDS encoding MATE family efflux transporter yields MEQNRIKQGENPLGYKPVGHLLLQFALPSIVSMLVNSVYNIVDQIFIGQGVGYLGNAATTIAFPIVTIILAISTLLGAGGSAYAAIKLGEKNEEEADKTLGTVFLMTLAASIAVMAIGFPLMTPMLKIFGATANTMEYARQYTSIILLGTPFNMLSVVLSNMARTDGSPALSMYAILIGAALNTILDPIYIFVFHWGVTGAAIATITSQIISAVVLVLYFVYKGKHMRLNKNSLRIDFNICRLALPLGISSGITQMASTVLQVVMNNSLVYYGNKTAIGGDVALSAMGVVNKIGMILISICVGIGIGSQPILGFNKGANQPKRVRKTYLSAAAAATAVALTGWLACQLFPRQILSLFGTEDVQFTQFAIRCLKVYMLGIFSAGFQVVTTSYFQSTGQPLKASILSMLRQLVLLIPLILILPLSFGLEGILYAGPVADITSMIIVSQFVLHELKKLNRLCKDS; encoded by the coding sequence ATGGAACAAAACAGGATAAAACAGGGGGAAAATCCCCTGGGATATAAACCAGTGGGGCATTTGCTGCTTCAGTTTGCGCTTCCGTCAATAGTCTCCATGCTGGTAAATTCGGTTTACAATATTGTTGACCAGATCTTTATCGGCCAGGGCGTTGGGTATCTGGGAAATGCGGCAACCACCATTGCATTTCCCATTGTCACCATCATTTTAGCCATATCGACTCTCCTGGGAGCAGGGGGAAGCGCCTATGCTGCCATTAAGCTGGGGGAAAAAAATGAGGAAGAGGCGGATAAGACCCTTGGAACCGTTTTCCTGATGACCCTGGCAGCCAGCATTGCAGTTATGGCGATAGGATTCCCGCTTATGACTCCTATGTTAAAGATTTTTGGAGCGACTGCCAATACCATGGAGTATGCAAGGCAGTACACTTCTATCATATTACTGGGCACACCCTTTAACATGCTCTCCGTAGTACTGAGCAATATGGCCAGGACAGACGGGAGTCCTGCCTTATCCATGTATGCCATTTTAATCGGTGCTGCTTTAAATACCATACTGGATCCGATTTATATTTTTGTATTTCATTGGGGCGTGACCGGAGCGGCCATTGCCACCATTACCTCTCAGATCATTTCCGCAGTTGTGCTGGTCCTGTATTTTGTGTACAAAGGAAAGCATATGCGCCTTAATAAAAATAGTTTACGCATTGATTTTAATATCTGCAGGCTGGCCCTGCCTCTTGGGATCTCAAGCGGAATCACCCAGATGGCATCTACCGTTTTGCAGGTTGTCATGAACAATTCCCTGGTGTATTATGGAAATAAGACGGCCATTGGCGGCGATGTGGCCTTAAGTGCTATGGGTGTTGTAAATAAGATCGGCATGATCCTGATCTCCATCTGTGTTGGGATCGGCATCGGCTCCCAGCCGATTCTCGGATTTAATAAGGGAGCGAATCAGCCAAAGCGTGTGAGGAAGACTTATCTTTCGGCGGCTGCGGCGGCAACCGCAGTTGCCCTTACGGGATGGCTTGCCTGTCAGTTGTTCCCAAGGCAGATTTTAAGTCTGTTTGGGACAGAGGATGTGCAGTTCACCCAGTTTGCCATCCGCTGCCTGAAGGTGTATATGCTTGGAATCTTTTCGGCCGGATTCCAGGTTGTGACAACCAGCTATTTCCAGTCAACGGGACAACCCTTAAAGGCTTCCATTTTATCCATGCTGCGCCAGCTTGTGTTATTGATCCCGCTGATTCTTATCCTTCCTCTTTCTTTTGGTCTGGAAGGAATCCTCTATGCAGGGCCTGTGGCGGATATTACCTCAATGATCATTGTCAGCCAGTTTGTTCTGCATGAACTGAAAAAGTTAAACAGATTATGCAAAGACTCGTAA
- a CDS encoding dicarboxylate/amino acid:cation symporter, which translates to MEESKKSKKGLGLVPRLIIAIIIGILIGMYCPSFVTSILITVSDLFKQFLMFIIPLMVVAFVTMGIADLSQGAGKLLAFTAAISYASTLLAGSASYVVASTFFPSFVNEEVVAKVASASDKAISGYFSLEITPLLETTAAVVLAFVLGVCISTMRGKEIGDALYNVFKEFSEIITKVLGRVIIPLLPLYICGTFAKMTYQGTTFAIMSVLWKVFVIVILLHLIYLLAAFTFAGILTKRNPLTMLKNQIPGYLTAIGTQSSAATIPVNIKCAESNGISEEIRNFVIPLCANIHMAGSIITITCCVTATLLIYGMPHGFLTLFPFICVLGVALVASPGAPGGSIFTATPFFPIAGIPAVGDIASLLQAMYIAQDSFGTACNVSGDNAISALVDMYYHKYIKKDNKG; encoded by the coding sequence ATGGAGGAAAGTAAAAAGAGTAAGAAGGGGCTAGGATTGGTACCAAGGCTGATTATTGCAATTATCATTGGTATTTTAATTGGAATGTATTGCCCCAGTTTTGTAACTTCAATATTAATTACCGTATCAGATTTGTTTAAACAGTTTTTAATGTTTATCATTCCTCTTATGGTGGTGGCTTTTGTTACTATGGGAATTGCGGACCTGTCTCAGGGAGCCGGAAAGCTGCTGGCATTTACCGCAGCGATTTCCTATGCTTCCACGCTGCTGGCAGGAAGCGCATCTTATGTTGTAGCCAGTACATTTTTCCCTTCTTTTGTGAATGAAGAAGTTGTTGCAAAAGTTGCATCTGCAAGTGACAAGGCGATCAGCGGATATTTTTCCCTGGAGATCACACCGCTGCTTGAAACAACAGCAGCTGTTGTACTGGCCTTTGTACTGGGAGTATGCATCAGCACCATGAGGGGCAAAGAGATCGGAGATGCCCTGTATAATGTGTTCAAAGAGTTTTCCGAGATTATTACTAAGGTACTGGGCCGGGTGATCATTCCGCTTCTTCCTTTATATATCTGCGGAACCTTTGCCAAGATGACTTATCAGGGAACTACCTTTGCGATTATGTCAGTGCTTTGGAAGGTTTTTGTGATCGTGATATTGCTTCATTTAATCTATCTGCTAGCGGCCTTTACCTTTGCAGGTATATTGACAAAAAGAAATCCGCTTACCATGTTAAAGAACCAGATACCCGGCTATCTGACTGCGATTGGTACCCAGTCTTCTGCGGCTACCATTCCGGTTAATATTAAATGTGCCGAAAGCAATGGTATCTCAGAAGAAATCCGTAACTTCGTAATTCCGCTGTGCGCTAATATTCATATGGCAGGTTCTATAATCACAATTACCTGCTGTGTGACTGCAACCCTGCTTATTTACGGCATGCCTCATGGATTCCTTACCCTGTTCCCGTTTATCTGTGTGCTGGGAGTAGCCTTGGTTGCATCTCCTGGAGCTCCGGGAGGCTCTATCTTTACGGCGACTCCATTCTTCCCGATTGCAGGAATACCAGCAGTAGGAGATATTGCCAGCCTTCTTCAGGCAATGTATATTGCACAGGACAGCTTTGGAACAGCATGTAACGTATCCGGAGATAATGCGATCAGCGCGCTGGTTGATATGTATTACCATAAATATATTAAGAAAGATAACAAAGGCTAA
- a CDS encoding MarR family winged helix-turn-helix transcriptional regulator, with translation MCEHKEIGKYISIIQRLNNTYFANQLSTYQIGCGQQFFLLQIFKKPGMSLHELASFGHYDKATATRAVKKLEEEGYVVTEMAQEDKRIRRIYVTDKAAAVVGKTLESVNEWADIILKGFTKEERDAAEQMLIRMACNALDHIVEQKGKE, from the coding sequence ATGTGCGAGCACAAGGAAATCGGGAAATATATCTCGATTATCCAGAGACTTAATAATACGTATTTTGCAAATCAATTATCTACTTATCAGATAGGCTGTGGACAACAGTTTTTTTTATTGCAGATTTTTAAAAAACCTGGTATGAGTCTGCATGAGCTGGCTTCTTTTGGACATTACGATAAGGCCACTGCCACCCGCGCGGTTAAGAAGCTGGAAGAAGAAGGATATGTTGTGACGGAAATGGCACAGGAGGATAAACGCATCCGGAGGATTTACGTCACAGACAAAGCGGCAGCTGTCGTGGGAAAGACCTTGGAGAGCGTAAATGAATGGGCGGATATTATATTAAAAGGGTTTACCAAAGAGGAACGTGATGCAGCAGAGCAAATGCTTATTCGCATGGCTTGCAATGCCCTAGATCACATCGTGGAACAGAAGGGAAAGGAATAG
- the sdaAA gene encoding L-serine ammonia-lyase, iron-sulfur-dependent, subunit alpha, with protein sequence MDFISGSELLKLCEENHCRISEVMRKREASEFGADPEETISRMKEAYRIMKEACHKPLDEPVASIGGLIGGEAAKVRNRRRSGKSICGSMLSKAITYSLAVLEVNASMGLIVAAPTAGSSGVLPGLLLALEEEFSLDHEQIIDGLFTASAVGYLIMRNATVAGAQAGCQAEVGAASAMAAAAATEIMGGTPKQCMDAASSAIVNLLGLVCDPVAGLVEYPCQSRNVLGASNALVCAEMALSGVEQFIPFDQTVDTMMMVGRSIPFELRETSLGGCAATEAACRKTCEIFKTK encoded by the coding sequence ATGGACTTTATATCAGGAAGTGAATTGTTGAAATTGTGTGAGGAAAATCACTGCCGGATTTCAGAAGTGATGCGGAAACGGGAAGCCAGTGAGTTCGGTGCCGATCCGGAGGAAACCATAAGCCGGATGAAAGAAGCTTACCGGATCATGAAGGAAGCATGTCATAAACCCTTAGATGAGCCGGTGGCTTCCATCGGCGGATTGATCGGGGGAGAAGCTGCAAAGGTTCGGAACCGAAGGCGATCAGGAAAATCCATATGCGGAAGCATGCTGTCTAAGGCAATTACCTATTCACTGGCTGTTCTGGAAGTAAATGCTTCCATGGGCCTTATAGTAGCGGCGCCCACGGCAGGAAGTTCCGGAGTTCTGCCTGGACTGCTGCTTGCTTTGGAAGAAGAATTTTCCTTAGATCACGAACAGATCATTGATGGCCTTTTTACAGCAAGTGCGGTGGGCTATCTGATTATGCGGAATGCTACCGTGGCTGGAGCACAGGCCGGCTGTCAGGCTGAGGTTGGCGCTGCTTCTGCAATGGCTGCGGCGGCGGCAACGGAAATCATGGGCGGAACGCCAAAGCAGTGCATGGATGCGGCTTCCTCAGCAATCGTGAATCTCTTAGGGCTGGTCTGTGATCCGGTAGCCGGTCTGGTGGAATATCCCTGCCAGAGCCGTAATGTTCTTGGAGCTTCCAATGCACTGGTATGTGCAGAAATGGCATTATCAGGAGTAGAGCAGTTCATACCATTTGATCAGACGGTAGACACCATGATGATGGTGGGGCGTTCGATCCCATTTGAATTAAGGGAAACTTCCCTTGGCGGCTGCGCGGCTACGGAAGCTGCCTGCAGGAAAACCTGTGAGATTTTTAAAACAAAGTAA
- the sdaAB gene encoding L-serine ammonia-lyase, iron-sulfur-dependent subunit beta codes for MPSISIFEVIGPNMVGPSSSHTAGAVAIALLVKKMFNEPIREVEFVLYGSFAKTYKGHGTDRALLGGILGFETYDLRIKNSFQLADECGIKYSFQVDEKETEVHPNTVEIHVSGEKGGTISVRGVSLGGGKVKIIRINGIDVDFTGEYSTLVIRHLDYPGMVAYIATSLSERNVNIAFMRLFREQKGATAYSVVESDEEIPQELLDKLRQHPKVEDVMLIQV; via the coding sequence ATGCCGTCTATCAGTATTTTCGAGGTAATCGGCCCTAATATGGTAGGGCCATCCAGTTCCCATACTGCGGGTGCTGTGGCAATTGCTCTTCTGGTTAAAAAAATGTTCAACGAACCCATTCGCGAAGTGGAGTTTGTTTTGTACGGTTCTTTTGCAAAGACCTACAAAGGCCATGGAACCGACCGTGCGCTTCTTGGCGGCATCCTGGGGTTTGAGACTTATGATTTAAGAATTAAGAATTCCTTCCAGTTAGCTGATGAATGCGGGATAAAGTATTCCTTCCAGGTGGATGAAAAAGAAACAGAAGTTCATCCAAACACAGTAGAGATACATGTGTCTGGAGAAAAGGGCGGAACGATATCGGTCCGCGGTGTCTCCCTAGGAGGCGGTAAAGTTAAAATTATCAGGATCAACGGCATTGATGTAGACTTTACCGGGGAATATTCCACACTGGTTATACGCCACCTGGACTATCCCGGCATGGTGGCCTATATTGCCACCAGTTTAAGTGAACGCAATGTAAATATTGCTTTCATGCGCCTGTTCCGGGAACAAAAAGGGGCGACTGCTTATTCTGTGGTGGAATCTGATGAGGAAATCCCACAGGAATTGCTGGATAAGCTGCGGCAGCACCCCAAAGTAGAAGATGTTATGCTTATACAGGTTTAG
- a CDS encoding alpha-galactosidase has translation MSIIYHEQAKHFHLYNQSMSYIIQIMANGQLGNLYYGKRITDRESYAYLLETGERAHAAISCPEPVSLCLQYTKQEYPAYGTGDYRYGACIVRQENGSRITNFTYASHRIFEGKHSIEPLPATYVEEEREAATLEITLHDDVMDTDLVLSYTIYEEMPVLTRHARFDHHGKEEIILLTAMSGAVDLPDCDYEMIQLSGAWSRERYLKRRSLEQGIQSIYSMRGISSAEHNPFLALVRKETTENSGQVYGFSLVYSGSFLGQVEVCTHDTTRVLMGIHPDTFEWPLKAGESFQTPELVMVYSEQGLSFMSQIFHRLYRTRLARGYWRDRERPVLLNNWEATYMDFNEEKILAIAKKAKETGVELFVLDDGWFGERSDDHRGLGDWQVNRNKLPEGISGLSEKVEALGLKFGLWIEPEMVNKDSRFYEAHPDWILSAPGRYETPSRNQHVLDFSRKEIVDAVYGMLKDIIANARISYIKWDMNRYLTECYSRGTSPDGQGMVMHKFILGVYDLYTRLTRDFPEILFESCASGGARFDPGMLYFAPQAWCSDNTDAMDRLKIQYGTTMVYPISSIGAHVSAVPNHQIHRITPLDSRGNAAIFGAFGYELDLNHLSSEEIETVKQQIACYKKYRKLLHQGTFYRLKSPFEGNDTAWMAVSEDLEQAIAAYYQVLNPANAGWLRLKLQGLCEDMLYKVSLPGETGEYYGSELMYAGIPIDRSRLFRESGDFASFLIFINKKSE, from the coding sequence ATGTCTATCATTTATCATGAACAAGCGAAACACTTCCACCTGTATAACCAGTCCATGAGTTATATCATTCAGATCATGGCCAATGGCCAACTGGGAAATCTGTACTATGGGAAACGGATTACAGACAGGGAGTCCTATGCATATCTCCTTGAGACAGGAGAGCGCGCCCATGCCGCCATAAGCTGTCCGGAGCCGGTCAGCTTATGTCTCCAATATACGAAGCAGGAATATCCTGCTTATGGAACAGGGGATTACCGGTATGGTGCCTGCATCGTCAGGCAGGAGAATGGCAGCAGGATCACAAACTTTACTTATGCGTCCCACCGTATCTTTGAGGGGAAGCACTCCATAGAGCCTCTTCCTGCCACCTACGTGGAAGAGGAGAGGGAGGCTGCCACCCTGGAGATCACCCTTCATGATGATGTGATGGATACGGATCTGGTTCTTTCCTATACGATCTATGAAGAGATGCCGGTCCTTACAAGGCATGCCCGTTTTGACCACCATGGCAAGGAGGAAATCATCCTCTTAACGGCTATGAGCGGAGCTGTTGACCTTCCGGATTGTGATTATGAGATGATTCAGCTTTCCGGGGCATGGTCCAGGGAACGGTATTTGAAGAGGCGTTCCCTGGAACAGGGAATACAGTCCATCTACAGCATGAGAGGGATCAGCAGCGCAGAGCACAACCCATTCCTGGCACTTGTAAGAAAAGAGACTACGGAGAACAGCGGCCAGGTATATGGCTTCAGCCTTGTGTACAGCGGCAGCTTCTTAGGACAGGTAGAAGTCTGCACCCATGATACCACCCGGGTGCTCATGGGAATTCATCCGGATACCTTTGAATGGCCTTTAAAAGCGGGGGAATCTTTCCAGACTCCGGAGCTTGTGATGGTTTATTCGGAGCAGGGGCTTTCTTTTATGAGCCAGATCTTCCACCGGTTATACAGGACCCGGCTTGCGAGAGGGTATTGGAGAGACAGGGAAAGACCGGTGCTTTTGAACAACTGGGAAGCAACCTATATGGATTTTAACGAAGAAAAGATTCTCGCAATTGCTAAAAAGGCGAAGGAAACGGGCGTGGAGCTGTTTGTTCTAGATGACGGCTGGTTTGGCGAACGAAGTGATGACCACAGGGGCCTGGGAGACTGGCAAGTGAACCGGAATAAACTGCCGGAAGGAATTTCCGGACTTTCTGAGAAGGTGGAAGCCCTGGGCTTAAAATTCGGTCTGTGGATCGAGCCGGAGATGGTCAATAAAGACAGCCGGTTTTACGAGGCCCATCCGGACTGGATCCTGTCCGCTCCCGGCCGCTATGAAACGCCAAGCAGAAATCAGCATGTCCTTGATTTTTCAAGAAAGGAAATTGTTGATGCGGTTTACGGCATGTTAAAGGACATTATTGCCAATGCAAGAATCTCCTATATCAAGTGGGACATGAACCGGTACCTGACGGAATGCTACTCCAGAGGAACCTCCCCCGACGGGCAGGGAATGGTGATGCATAAATTTATCCTGGGAGTCTATGACTTATATACCCGGCTCACCAGGGACTTCCCGGAGATCCTGTTTGAATCCTGCGCCAGCGGAGGGGCCAGGTTTGACCCTGGAATGCTGTACTTTGCTCCCCAGGCATGGTGCAGTGACAATACGGATGCCATGGACCGGCTAAAGATCCAGTACGGGACTACCATGGTTTATCCCATATCCAGCATCGGAGCCCATGTCTCTGCGGTTCCCAACCATCAGATTCACAGAATAACGCCTTTGGATTCCAGGGGAAATGCAGCGATTTTCGGGGCTTTTGGATATGAACTGGATTTGAATCATTTGTCTTCCGAGGAAATAGAGACGGTAAAGCAGCAGATTGCATGCTATAAGAAGTACCGGAAACTTTTACACCAGGGAACGTTTTACCGGCTAAAAAGTCCATTTGAAGGAAATGATACGGCATGGATGGCAGTATCAGAAGATTTGGAACAGGCAATCGCCGCTTATTATCAGGTTTTGAATCCGGCCAATGCAGGCTGGCTGCGGTTAAAGCTCCAGGGGCTTTGTGAGGATATGCTTTATAAAGTTTCCCTGCCGGGAGAGACCGGGGAATACTACGGAAGCGAGCTTATGTACGCCGGTATTCCCATTGACAGAAGCCGCCTTTTTAGAGAATCAGGGGATTTTGCCTCTTTCCTCATCTTTATTAATAAGAAATCAGAATAA
- a CDS encoding alpha/beta hydrolase fold domain-containing protein, producing MSLKTEMARFTAGLKKADKKMALELEQPPRGTGALTQEQFTKKVRVKTWNIDGFPGVTINGSYSKTAHILMLPGGAYTLEPSERYREMAEYFAVEEQVKVTIPSCPLAPEYTALDVHRYLVRVYSWLLAEYPEDEFFLFGDFSGGGLALSLLQELRDMGNLPMPVRTAVVSPWLDIALNNPKIKIMKKTDPILPVEALKEAGARYCGPLEPDHPFVSPLYGNWDQLGQILIFSGTDEILTPDCELLAEKAGKFKGTKIIYKKGAKMLHNWILIPSKETDATLELIFAFFLEEALGF from the coding sequence ATGAGCTTGAAGACGGAGATGGCAAGATTTACTGCAGGGCTAAAAAAGGCGGACAAAAAGATGGCCCTTGAACTGGAACAGCCGCCCAGAGGAACGGGGGCGCTGACCCAGGAACAATTTACAAAAAAGGTACGGGTAAAAACCTGGAACATCGACGGTTTTCCCGGAGTCACCATAAACGGAAGTTATTCAAAGACTGCCCATATCCTCATGCTGCCGGGAGGGGCCTATACCCTGGAGCCATCAGAGCGTTACAGGGAAATGGCAGAGTATTTTGCCGTAGAAGAGCAGGTAAAGGTGACCATACCTTCCTGCCCTCTGGCCCCGGAGTATACGGCGTTAGATGTCCACCGGTATCTGGTCCGGGTTTACAGCTGGCTTTTGGCAGAATATCCGGAAGATGAGTTTTTTCTTTTTGGGGATTTTTCCGGCGGTGGTCTGGCTCTCTCGTTATTACAGGAACTGCGGGACATGGGGAATCTGCCTATGCCGGTGAGAACTGCCGTGGTTTCTCCGTGGCTGGATATTGCTCTTAACAATCCGAAGATAAAGATCATGAAAAAAACGGATCCTATCCTTCCTGTAGAAGCGTTAAAAGAAGCCGGAGCCCGCTACTGCGGTCCTTTGGAACCGGATCACCCCTTTGTCTCACCACTTTATGGAAACTGGGATCAGCTGGGACAGATCCTGATATTTTCCGGCACAGATGAAATTCTTACACCGGACTGCGAGCTTCTGGCTGAAAAGGCGGGAAAATTTAAAGGAACGAAAATCATTTATAAAAAAGGGGCTAAGATGTTACATAACTGGATATTGATTCCGAGCAAGGAGACAGATGCCACTTTGGAATTGATTTTTGCATTCTTTCTGGAAGAAGCTTTGGGATTTTAA
- a CDS encoding adaptor protein MecA, whose amino-acid sequence MKIERINENQIRCTLTSFDLSVRNLNLGELAYGSEKARNLFREMIQKASNEVGFEAEDIPLMVEAIPLSNESVMLVITKIEDPEELDTRFAKFSPSADEDLDSMPGDLASELLEGADGLLNLLGLDKKEEPEAEEPKEQSSASSIRIYCFQSLDQISDAARTIGQVYDGENTLYKKPDTRQYYLVIRNTPDKSLDFSRVCNLLAEYGSKIHQDYASEAYYREHYEVLIEGHALQSLAKL is encoded by the coding sequence ATGAAGATAGAACGTATTAACGAAAATCAAATTCGCTGTACGCTTACCAGCTTTGATTTAAGCGTCAGAAACTTAAATTTAGGCGAGCTTGCCTATGGCAGTGAAAAAGCCCGCAACCTGTTCCGCGAGATGATTCAGAAAGCCTCTAACGAAGTGGGATTCGAAGCAGAAGACATTCCTCTCATGGTAGAAGCAATTCCATTGTCCAACGAAAGTGTGATGTTAGTAATCACAAAAATCGAAGATCCGGAAGAATTAGATACAAGGTTTGCCAAATTTTCACCATCAGCCGACGAAGACTTGGATTCCATGCCAGGAGACCTGGCAAGCGAACTTTTGGAAGGCGCCGACGGACTGTTAAACCTGTTAGGGCTTGACAAGAAAGAAGAACCGGAGGCCGAAGAGCCAAAAGAGCAATCAAGCGCTTCCTCGATACGAATCTATTGTTTTCAAAGTCTGGACCAGATATCTGATGCTGCAAGGACCATCGGGCAGGTTTACGATGGCGAGAATACATTATATAAAAAACCTGATACCAGACAGTATTATCTGGTGATCAGGAACACTCCTGACAAGTCTCTGGATTTCAGCCGTGTCTGCAACCTGCTTGCGGAATATGGTTCCAAGATTCACCAGGACTACGCCTCCGAAGCGTACTACAGGGAACATTACGAGGTGCTGATTGAAGGTCACGCCCTTCAGTCTCTTGCCAAACTTTAA